A part of Cotesia glomerata isolate CgM1 linkage group LG4, MPM_Cglom_v2.3, whole genome shotgun sequence genomic DNA contains:
- the LOC123263185 gene encoding protein sprint isoform X4: MLPPFLTNINGGVLTFYTSPTHERNAQSSATRGRYAEISIRRSDVFLEPYLQQHGTVSEVDGSPDTPPPNPLMQHQLAHLHHVQSSESLSSEGESSAHGTSAAESSASPSDSGSEVACDITLIERLIRSHPIWFLPGIQRAGAFHLLQGKEEGNFVVRQSSQNDTMALSVRLPAGKGPYIEHYLIQANKGKLSLETSDNRFDNIPSLIAHYSQCCSDELPVQLTLPRAMREAKNRQQLSSLALLGQEFWRYPMANPKPPESGGSSSNASSLGSFNVGNETITHDDNNLISSRDKSIILNLIPITSQDSCHSIKAATTGTFVTSQQPRLPRPTPPNTLNLKRFNEPLDDKKDRTENIVILPCEKPSQKLVSPNLVQSVRCRSPVVHNVESNVLIPTESKSNNESQNFIKNNSNNIINANSPNSQSGDTRNVGFDSLQGGTIHSTIQVNSIKTPPTPPPRWAKPGASQCQNSNVTVTTTTTVISLNVNQIGTTDSFQQLVTSSDKSLTMLSPQSITSNKSFSSNFTSRSTLSPSTPTLLSPTSKLVSNGRKTPNLLSPTTPSSTTSKSRRRRDREARKNSQHYQESDILESYCRSSPADKISDYEDIWNTTDRSNSSWSPHDRSEHTLSPCQPTENLIKDPFAGTDRVMLLRNDRSSRSREKLSYMEIASPEFSSFKPIAESCSKSPRGSASPEDIGGILRRPDLLSRVCSANSLNSPNVTAITPVKNKLALMFTKSESNSPMTPESKQSSPFYAEPADAIQQIQPLVPRRKNRNNSGIISKYRHSEPGWFQMPSGNHTNQIHPIDWTESEETEDKIPLISSSVDNLTSNRLGGKENKKIYPRAKPVQPPKVRPKISNDTSWTVDSSWEFIGNEGDDTGGSEIERKGGSGEKENDNEDEKKDKYSSESDRSQSKQKSPKLNVNGNSVGSDNTSDVVKTENETDSEESPEFMTDILLRQFPRDSCNKDDGSNSLTVQSIIYQRYPELIKTTDTLQNDYSNSTLSNIDNRKNREITPSDWEGDQTYEVSEWETNVDTDDSDHERIKRKASFKERLDPLLSPPRLQALKNREGCGTGSSIRAYALLLAADKTTVFSQNIDNFIQCTMEGKEASPHVVMRNIRQFMSGMKNYLVKHGEREFEKEVEKERLKLKPNEFLNLDAILEGVMMRLVVRPLREHVYKLFVEHYGATGSLNTLADSIQYAHNKHIQELGVRPTIIPPSDSNLNLILKYIERLQKSDSPLDKLENLLSAISTIFNSVKHSNCDKHVTLGADDLLPLLVWVLVRGKVVDAEIEAEFMWGLLHPSLLTGEGGYYLTTLSSAVHVLKTFKTSQGTMSTINGCGTPECCSSVLRVLVPDEIHGSLNTRTLPVRPNMNTREICRILAHKTRCTNPQDYGLFKLVQGEETLLGDHECPQELSHCLFAFKRIDAKIAWPKTTS, encoded by the exons ATGTTGCCACCATTTTTGACAAATATCAATGGTGGTGTTTTGACATTCTACACAAGCCCAACGCACGAGAGAAATGCACAAAGTTCAGCGACACGAGGTCGATACGCTGAAATATCTATCAGAAG gagtgATGTCTTCCTGGAACCGTATTTACAGCAGCATGGAACGGTCAGTGAAGTTGATGGCTCACCGGACACACCTCCCCCGAACCCACTCATGCAACACCAGCTCGCTCACTTACATCATGTCCAG aGCTCGGAGTCACTTTCATCAGAAGGAGAATCCTCGGCTCATGGTACATCGGCTGCAGAATCATCTGCATCACCTTCAGATTCGGGGAGTGAAGTAGCTTGTGATATTACTCTTATAGAACGACTCATACGTTCGCATCCTATATGGTTTCTTCCGGGGATACAAAGAGCTGGTGCCTTTCATCTATTGCAAGGCAAAGAAGAAGGG aattttgtgGTACGACAGTCAAGTCAAAACGATACAATGGCACTGTCAGTGAGGTTACCCGCAGGAAAAGGGCCGTATATTGAACACTATTTAATTCAAGCAAATAAGGGTAAACTGAGCTTAGAAACTAGTGACAATCGATTTGATAATATTCCCTCTCTCATAGCTCACTATTCTCAGTGTTG CAGCGACGAGTTACCTGTCCAATTAACGTTACCCCGAGCAATGCGTGAGGCTAAAAATAGACAGCAGCTGTCGTCACTGGCCCTATTGGGTCAGGAGTTTTGGAGATACCCTATGGCAAATCCAAAACCACCGGAAAGCGGTGGTAGTAGTAGTAATGCCTCGAGTTTAGGGAGTTTTAATGTCGGAAATGAGACAATAACACACGATGACAACAATTTAATATCGTCTAGAGACAAAAGTATAATACTTAATCTTATTCCAATTACATCACAGGATTCATGTCATTCAATAAAAGCTGCAACTACTGGTACATTTGTTACATCACAACAGCCGAGACTGCCACGACCAACTCCGCCAAATACTCTCAACTTAAAGAGATTCAATGAGCCTCTTGATGACAAAAAAGACCGAACTGAAAATATTGTTATCTTGCCATGTGAAAAACCCAGTCAAAAATTAGTGTCACCTAATCTCGTTCAAAGTGTTCGCTGTCGTTCACCGGTCGTCCATAATGTCGAGAGTAATGTACTTATACCTACTGAATCTAAAAGCAACAACgagtcacaaaattttattaaaaataattcaaataatattataaatgctAATTCACCAAACAGTCAATCAGGAGATACACGTAATGTTGGATTTGATAGTCTACAAGGTGGTACTATACACAGTACTATACAAGTAAATAGTATTAAAACTCCACCTACACCGCCACCACGTTGGGCTAAACCAGGAGCAAGTCAATGTCAAAATAGCAATGTTACTGTTACAACTACAACTACAGTAATTTCATTAAATGTTAATCAAATTGGTACGACTGATTCATTTCAACAATTAGTAACTTCATCAGACAAAAGTTTAACAATGTTAAGCCCACAAAGTATAACATctaacaaatcattttcatCTAATTTTACAAGTAGATCTACCTTATCACCTAGCACACCAACATTATTATCACCAACTTCAAAACTAGTCTCTAATGGAAGAAAAACGCCGAATCTCTTATCACCTACAACTCCATCAAGCACAACGTCAAAATCGCGTAGACGTCGTGATCGTGAAGCGAGGAAAAATTCTCAACACTATCAAGAGTCAGATATACTTGAATCTTACTGCCGTAGTTCACCAGCTGATAAAATTTCTGACTATGAAGATATTTGGAATACTACTGACAGATCTAATTCTAGTTGGTCACCGCATGACCGTAGTGAGCATACTCTAAGTCCATGTCAACCtactgaaaatttaattaaagaccCTTTTGCTGGTACAGACCGTGTGATGCTATTGCGCAATGATCGATCATCACGGTCACGAGAAAAATTGAGTTATATGGAGATAGCCAGTCCTGAATTTAGTAGTTTTAAACCAATTGCTGAATCGTGTTCAAAAAGTCCAAGAGGTTCAGCTTCACCCGAAGATATTGGAGGAATACTAAGACGTCCAGATCTTTTATCAAGAGTTTGTAGCGCCAATTCTTTAAATAGTCCAAACGTCACTGCCATAACTCcggttaaaaataaactagctTTGATGTTTACCAAGTCTGAGAGTAATAGCCCAATGACTCCTGAATCTAAACAGAGTAGCCCATTTTATGCAGAACCCGCGGATGCTATACAACAAATTCAACCACTTGTACCAAGAAGAAAAAATCGTAATAATAGTGGTATAATAAGTAAATATCGTCACAGTGAACCTGGATGGTTTCAGATGCCAAGTGGTAATCACACCAATCAAATACATCCTATTGATTGGACTGAATCTGAAGAAACTGAAGATAAAATACCTCTTATATCGTCTTCCGTAGATAATCTTACTTCAAATCGTCTTGGtggtaaagaaaataaaaaaatttatcctcGTGCTAAACCAGTTCAACCACCTAAAGTTAGACCTAAAATCTCAAATGATACTTCCTGGACAGTTGACTCAAGCTGGGAATTTAttg gAAATGAAGGAGATGATACAGGCGGCAGTGAAATTGAACGTAAAGGAGGATCGGGAGAGAAAGAGAATGATAATGAAGACGAAAAGAAGGATAAATATAGTAGTGAAAGTGACCGTAGTCAAAGTAAACAGAAAAGCCCAAAGCTAAATGTTAATGGAAACAGCGTTGGAAGTGATAATACAAGTGATGTTGTTAAGACGGAAAATGAAACTGACTCTGAGGAAAGTCCTGAATTTATGACTGATATTTTATTACGACAATTTCCACGAGATAGTTGTAATAAAGATGATGGATCTAACTCACTCACCGTTCAGAGTATCATTTACCAACG gtacccagaattaataaaaacaacagATACACTACAAAATGATTACAGTAATTCGACCCTTAGTAATATTGATAATAGGAAAAATCGAGAAATAACACCGTCAGATTGGGAAGGTGATCAAACGTATGAAGTATCAGAATGGGAAACTAACGTTGATACAGATGATAGTGATCATGaaagaataaaaagaaaagCCAGTTTTAAAGAACGATTAGATCCCCTTCTAT ctCCCCCACGACTTCAAGCCTTGAAAAATCGTGAAGGCTGTGGAACTGGATCAAGTATAAGGGCTTATGCATTGTTGTTAGCAGCTGATAAAACAACGGTATTTTCacaaaatattgataatttcatCCAATGTACTATGGAAGGAAAAGAAGCAAGCCCTCACGTTGTAATGAGAAATATTCGGCAATTTATGTCGGGGATGAAAAATTATCTCGTTAAACACGGAGAACgtgaatttgaaaaagaagttgaaaaagAGCGCCTTAAATTGAAACCAAatgaatttctaaatttagatGCAATACTTGAAGGCGTAATGATGAGGCTTGTGGTACGTCCGCTGCGTGAACATGTATACAAACTGTTTGTTGAACATTATGGTGCAACTGGGTCACTTAATACCCTTGCTGACAGTATTCAATACGCTCATAACAAACATATACAAGAATTAGGCGTACGTCCAACTATAATACCACCATCAgatagtaatttaaatttgatattaaagTACATCGAACGTTTACAAAAATCAGATTCACCGCTGGATAAATTGGAAAACTTATTGTCTGCCATATCgactatttttaattcagtTAAACATTCTAATTGCGATAAACACGTAACTCTAGGTGCTGATGATTTATTACCGCTACTTGTATGGGTTCTGGTACGTGGAAAAGTGGTCGATGCTGAAATAGAAGCCGAGTTTATGTGGGGTCTACTTCATCCGTCTCTTCTTACTGGCGAGGGTGGATATTATTTAACTACACTATCAAGTGCTGTTCACGTATTGAAAACATTCAAGACAAGTCAGGGAACTATGTCAACTATAAAT ggTTGTGGAACTCCTGAATGTTGCTCTTCAGTTCTTCGAGTACTTGTACCAGACGAAATTCATGGATCGTTAAATACTAGAACACTACCCGTCAGACCAAACATGAACACCCGAGAGATTTGCCGTATACTTGCGCATAAAACACGATGCACAAATCCACAAGACTATGGTTTATTCAAATTAGTACAAGGCGAAG aaacattattggGAGATCATGAATGTCCTCAAGAGCTATCACACTGTCTTTTTGCTTTTAAAAGAATCGATGCCAAGATTGCTTGGCCAAAAACGACATCttga
- the LOC123263185 gene encoding protein sprint isoform X2 gives MMSFSRDCVSHNQKKRESTSSNASSYLLLLNSLANDLDCMLNELCSPTDNYQRSDVFLEPYLQQHGTVSEVDGSPDTPPPNPLMQHQLAHLHHVQSSESLSSEGESSAHGTSAAESSASPSDSGSEVACDITLIERLIRSHPIWFLPGIQRAGAFHLLQGKEEGNFVVRQSSQNDTMALSVRLPAGKGPYIEHYLIQANKGKLSLETSDNRFDNIPSLIAHYSQCCDELPVQLTLPRAMREAKNRQQLSSLALLGQEFWRYPMANPKPPESGGSSSNASSLGSFNVGNETITHDDNNLISSRDKSIILNLIPITSQDSCHSIKAATTGTFVTSQQPRLPRPTPPNTLNLKRFNEPLDDKKDRTENIVILPCEKPSQKLVSPNLVQSVRCRSPVVHNVESNVLIPTESKSNNESQNFIKNNSNNIINANSPNSQSGDTRNVGFDSLQGGTIHSTIQVNSIKTPPTPPPRWAKPGASQCQNSNVTVTTTTTVISLNVNQIGTTDSFQQLVTSSDKSLTMLSPQSITSNKSFSSNFTSRSTLSPSTPTLLSPTSKLVSNGRKTPNLLSPTTPSSTTSKSRRRRDREARKNSQHYQESDILESYCRSSPADKISDYEDIWNTTDRSNSSWSPHDRSEHTLSPCQPTENLIKDPFAGTDRVMLLRNDRSSRSREKLSYMEIASPEFSSFKPIAESCSKSPRGSASPEDIGGILRRPDLLSRVCSANSLNSPNVTAITPVKNKLALMFTKSESNSPMTPESKQSSPFYAEPADAIQQIQPLVPRRKNRNNSGIISKYRHSEPGWFQMPSGNHTNQIHPIDWTESEETEDKIPLISSSVDNLTSNRLGGKENKKIYPRAKPVQPPKVRPKISNDTSWTVDSSWEFIGNEGDDTGGSEIERKGGSGEKENDNEDEKKDKYSSESDRSQSKQKSPKLNVNGNSVGSDNTSDVVKTENETDSEESPEFMTDILLRQFPRDSCNKDDGSNSLTVQSIIYQRYPELIKTTDTLQNDYSNSTLSNIDNRKNREITPSDWEGDQTYEVSEWETNVDTDDSDHERIKRKASFKERLDPLLSPPRLQALKNREGCGTGSSIRAYALLLAADKTTVFSQNIDNFIQCTMEGKEASPHVVMRNIRQFMSGMKNYLVKHGEREFEKEVEKERLKLKPNEFLNLDAILEGVMMRLVVRPLREHVYKLFVEHYGATGSLNTLADSIQYAHNKHIQELGVRPTIIPPSDSNLNLILKYIERLQKSDSPLDKLENLLSAISTIFNSVKHSNCDKHVTLGADDLLPLLVWVLVRGKVVDAEIEAEFMWGLLHPSLLTGEGGYYLTTLSSAVHVLKTFKTSQGTMSTINGCGTPECCSSVLRVLVPDEIHGSLNTRTLPVRPNMNTREICRILAHKTRCTNPQDYGLFKLVQGEETLLGDHECPQELSHCLFAFKRIDAKIAWPKTTS, from the exons ATGATGTCATTCAGTAGGGACTGTGTGTCTCATAATCAGAAAAAGCGAGAATCAACTAGCAGTAATGCATCAAGCTACTTACTC ttacTCAATTCACTCGCCAACGATTTGGACTGCATGTTGAATGAATTGTGTAGTCCGACCGACAATTATCAAAG gagtgATGTCTTCCTGGAACCGTATTTACAGCAGCATGGAACGGTCAGTGAAGTTGATGGCTCACCGGACACACCTCCCCCGAACCCACTCATGCAACACCAGCTCGCTCACTTACATCATGTCCAG aGCTCGGAGTCACTTTCATCAGAAGGAGAATCCTCGGCTCATGGTACATCGGCTGCAGAATCATCTGCATCACCTTCAGATTCGGGGAGTGAAGTAGCTTGTGATATTACTCTTATAGAACGACTCATACGTTCGCATCCTATATGGTTTCTTCCGGGGATACAAAGAGCTGGTGCCTTTCATCTATTGCAAGGCAAAGAAGAAGGG aattttgtgGTACGACAGTCAAGTCAAAACGATACAATGGCACTGTCAGTGAGGTTACCCGCAGGAAAAGGGCCGTATATTGAACACTATTTAATTCAAGCAAATAAGGGTAAACTGAGCTTAGAAACTAGTGACAATCGATTTGATAATATTCCCTCTCTCATAGCTCACTATTCTCAGTGTTG CGACGAGTTACCTGTCCAATTAACGTTACCCCGAGCAATGCGTGAGGCTAAAAATAGACAGCAGCTGTCGTCACTGGCCCTATTGGGTCAGGAGTTTTGGAGATACCCTATGGCAAATCCAAAACCACCGGAAAGCGGTGGTAGTAGTAGTAATGCCTCGAGTTTAGGGAGTTTTAATGTCGGAAATGAGACAATAACACACGATGACAACAATTTAATATCGTCTAGAGACAAAAGTATAATACTTAATCTTATTCCAATTACATCACAGGATTCATGTCATTCAATAAAAGCTGCAACTACTGGTACATTTGTTACATCACAACAGCCGAGACTGCCACGACCAACTCCGCCAAATACTCTCAACTTAAAGAGATTCAATGAGCCTCTTGATGACAAAAAAGACCGAACTGAAAATATTGTTATCTTGCCATGTGAAAAACCCAGTCAAAAATTAGTGTCACCTAATCTCGTTCAAAGTGTTCGCTGTCGTTCACCGGTCGTCCATAATGTCGAGAGTAATGTACTTATACCTACTGAATCTAAAAGCAACAACgagtcacaaaattttattaaaaataattcaaataatattataaatgctAATTCACCAAACAGTCAATCAGGAGATACACGTAATGTTGGATTTGATAGTCTACAAGGTGGTACTATACACAGTACTATACAAGTAAATAGTATTAAAACTCCACCTACACCGCCACCACGTTGGGCTAAACCAGGAGCAAGTCAATGTCAAAATAGCAATGTTACTGTTACAACTACAACTACAGTAATTTCATTAAATGTTAATCAAATTGGTACGACTGATTCATTTCAACAATTAGTAACTTCATCAGACAAAAGTTTAACAATGTTAAGCCCACAAAGTATAACATctaacaaatcattttcatCTAATTTTACAAGTAGATCTACCTTATCACCTAGCACACCAACATTATTATCACCAACTTCAAAACTAGTCTCTAATGGAAGAAAAACGCCGAATCTCTTATCACCTACAACTCCATCAAGCACAACGTCAAAATCGCGTAGACGTCGTGATCGTGAAGCGAGGAAAAATTCTCAACACTATCAAGAGTCAGATATACTTGAATCTTACTGCCGTAGTTCACCAGCTGATAAAATTTCTGACTATGAAGATATTTGGAATACTACTGACAGATCTAATTCTAGTTGGTCACCGCATGACCGTAGTGAGCATACTCTAAGTCCATGTCAACCtactgaaaatttaattaaagaccCTTTTGCTGGTACAGACCGTGTGATGCTATTGCGCAATGATCGATCATCACGGTCACGAGAAAAATTGAGTTATATGGAGATAGCCAGTCCTGAATTTAGTAGTTTTAAACCAATTGCTGAATCGTGTTCAAAAAGTCCAAGAGGTTCAGCTTCACCCGAAGATATTGGAGGAATACTAAGACGTCCAGATCTTTTATCAAGAGTTTGTAGCGCCAATTCTTTAAATAGTCCAAACGTCACTGCCATAACTCcggttaaaaataaactagctTTGATGTTTACCAAGTCTGAGAGTAATAGCCCAATGACTCCTGAATCTAAACAGAGTAGCCCATTTTATGCAGAACCCGCGGATGCTATACAACAAATTCAACCACTTGTACCAAGAAGAAAAAATCGTAATAATAGTGGTATAATAAGTAAATATCGTCACAGTGAACCTGGATGGTTTCAGATGCCAAGTGGTAATCACACCAATCAAATACATCCTATTGATTGGACTGAATCTGAAGAAACTGAAGATAAAATACCTCTTATATCGTCTTCCGTAGATAATCTTACTTCAAATCGTCTTGGtggtaaagaaaataaaaaaatttatcctcGTGCTAAACCAGTTCAACCACCTAAAGTTAGACCTAAAATCTCAAATGATACTTCCTGGACAGTTGACTCAAGCTGGGAATTTAttg gAAATGAAGGAGATGATACAGGCGGCAGTGAAATTGAACGTAAAGGAGGATCGGGAGAGAAAGAGAATGATAATGAAGACGAAAAGAAGGATAAATATAGTAGTGAAAGTGACCGTAGTCAAAGTAAACAGAAAAGCCCAAAGCTAAATGTTAATGGAAACAGCGTTGGAAGTGATAATACAAGTGATGTTGTTAAGACGGAAAATGAAACTGACTCTGAGGAAAGTCCTGAATTTATGACTGATATTTTATTACGACAATTTCCACGAGATAGTTGTAATAAAGATGATGGATCTAACTCACTCACCGTTCAGAGTATCATTTACCAACG gtacccagaattaataaaaacaacagATACACTACAAAATGATTACAGTAATTCGACCCTTAGTAATATTGATAATAGGAAAAATCGAGAAATAACACCGTCAGATTGGGAAGGTGATCAAACGTATGAAGTATCAGAATGGGAAACTAACGTTGATACAGATGATAGTGATCATGaaagaataaaaagaaaagCCAGTTTTAAAGAACGATTAGATCCCCTTCTAT ctCCCCCACGACTTCAAGCCTTGAAAAATCGTGAAGGCTGTGGAACTGGATCAAGTATAAGGGCTTATGCATTGTTGTTAGCAGCTGATAAAACAACGGTATTTTCacaaaatattgataatttcatCCAATGTACTATGGAAGGAAAAGAAGCAAGCCCTCACGTTGTAATGAGAAATATTCGGCAATTTATGTCGGGGATGAAAAATTATCTCGTTAAACACGGAGAACgtgaatttgaaaaagaagttgaaaaagAGCGCCTTAAATTGAAACCAAatgaatttctaaatttagatGCAATACTTGAAGGCGTAATGATGAGGCTTGTGGTACGTCCGCTGCGTGAACATGTATACAAACTGTTTGTTGAACATTATGGTGCAACTGGGTCACTTAATACCCTTGCTGACAGTATTCAATACGCTCATAACAAACATATACAAGAATTAGGCGTACGTCCAACTATAATACCACCATCAgatagtaatttaaatttgatattaaagTACATCGAACGTTTACAAAAATCAGATTCACCGCTGGATAAATTGGAAAACTTATTGTCTGCCATATCgactatttttaattcagtTAAACATTCTAATTGCGATAAACACGTAACTCTAGGTGCTGATGATTTATTACCGCTACTTGTATGGGTTCTGGTACGTGGAAAAGTGGTCGATGCTGAAATAGAAGCCGAGTTTATGTGGGGTCTACTTCATCCGTCTCTTCTTACTGGCGAGGGTGGATATTATTTAACTACACTATCAAGTGCTGTTCACGTATTGAAAACATTCAAGACAAGTCAGGGAACTATGTCAACTATAAAT ggTTGTGGAACTCCTGAATGTTGCTCTTCAGTTCTTCGAGTACTTGTACCAGACGAAATTCATGGATCGTTAAATACTAGAACACTACCCGTCAGACCAAACATGAACACCCGAGAGATTTGCCGTATACTTGCGCATAAAACACGATGCACAAATCCACAAGACTATGGTTTATTCAAATTAGTACAAGGCGAAG aaacattattggGAGATCATGAATGTCCTCAAGAGCTATCACACTGTCTTTTTGCTTTTAAAAGAATCGATGCCAAGATTGCTTGGCCAAAAACGACATCttga